In a genomic window of Streptococcus oralis subsp. tigurinus:
- the murT gene encoding lipid II isoglutaminyl synthase subunit MurT, with the protein MKLKTTLGLLAGRSSHFVLSRLGRGSTLPGKLALQFDKDILQNLAKNYEIVVVTGTNGKTLTTALTVGILKEVYGQVLTNPSGANMITGIATTFLTAKSSKTGKNIAVLEIDEASLSRICDYIHPSLFVITNIFRDQMDRYGEIYTTYNMILDAIRKVPTATVLLNGDSPLFYKPAIPNPVQYFGFDLEKGPAQRAHYNTEGILCPDCQGILKYELNTYANLGAYICENCGCKRPDLDYRLTELVELTNNHSRFVIDGQEYGIQIGGLYNIYNALAAVAIARFLGADSQLIKQGFDKSRAVFGRQETFHIGDKECTLVLIKNPVGATQAIEMIKLAPYPFSLSVLLNANYADGIDTSWIWDADFEQITDMDIPEINAGGVRHSEIARRLRVTGYPADKITETSNLEQVLKTIEKQDCKHAYILATYTAMLEFRELLASRQIVRKEMN; encoded by the coding sequence ATGAAATTAAAAACTACTTTGGGCCTCCTAGCTGGGCGTTCTTCTCACTTCGTTTTAAGCCGTCTTGGCCGCGGAAGTACGCTCCCAGGAAAACTTGCCCTCCAATTTGATAAAGATATTTTACAAAACCTAGCTAAGAACTACGAGATTGTCGTGGTCACTGGAACCAATGGGAAAACCCTGACAACCGCCCTGACTGTCGGCATTTTAAAAGAAGTTTATGGTCAGGTTCTTACTAACCCAAGCGGTGCCAACATGATTACAGGAATCGCAACGACCTTCTTGACTGCCAAATCGTCTAAAACTGGAAAAAACATTGCAGTCCTAGAAATTGACGAGGCCAGTCTATCTCGTATCTGTGACTACATCCACCCTAGCCTTTTTGTCATCACTAATATTTTCCGTGACCAGATGGACCGCTATGGTGAGATTTACACGACTTATAACATGATTTTGGATGCCATCCGTAAAGTGCCTACGGCTACAGTTCTCCTCAATGGTGACAGTCCGCTTTTCTACAAGCCAGCTATTCCAAATCCTGTACAATATTTTGGTTTTGACTTGGAAAAAGGGCCAGCCCAACGGGCTCACTACAATACCGAAGGTATTCTCTGCCCTGACTGTCAAGGCATCCTCAAATATGAACTCAATACCTATGCCAACTTGGGGGCCTATATCTGTGAAAATTGTGGTTGCAAACGTCCTGACTTGGACTACCGTCTGACAGAATTGGTTGAATTGACTAACAATCACTCTCGCTTTGTCATTGACGGACAAGAATACGGAATCCAAATCGGTGGACTCTACAATATCTACAATGCCCTTGCTGCGGTCGCTATTGCCCGTTTCCTCGGTGCCGATTCACAACTCATCAAGCAGGGATTTGACAAAAGCCGTGCTGTCTTTGGACGCCAGGAAACCTTCCATATCGGTGATAAGGAATGCACCCTTGTCTTGATTAAAAATCCAGTCGGTGCAACTCAGGCTATCGAGATGATCAAACTAGCTCCTTACCCATTTAGCCTATCTGTCCTCCTTAATGCCAACTATGCAGATGGAATTGACACTAGCTGGATCTGGGATGCGGACTTTGAACAAATCACTGACATGGATATCCCTGAAATCAACGCTGGCGGTGTTCGGCATTCTGAAATTGCTCGTCGTCTTCGGGTGACTGGCTATCCAGCTGATAAAATCACTGAGACAAGTAATCTGGAGCAAGTTCTCAAAACCATTGAGAAGCAAGACTGCAAGCATGCTTATATCCTAGCTACCTATACTGCCATGCTGGAATTCCGCGAACTGCTGGCTAGTCGTCAGATTGTTAGAAAGGAGATGAACTAA
- a CDS encoding FAD-containing oxidoreductase translates to MLTYDLIIIGFGKAGKTLAAKMNAAGKKVAVIERSKAMYGGTCINIACIPTKTMIVAAEKGWSFDDTMKERGAVTGRLNAKNYKMLADNGVDVIDAEAHFVSNKVIEIQAGDEKQEMTAETIVINTGAVSNVLPIPGLATSKNVFDSTGIQNLDKLPEKLGVLGGGNIGLEFAGLYNKLGSKVTVLDALDTFLPRAEPSIAALAKQYMEEDGIELLQNIHTTEIKNDGDQVLVVTEKETYRFDALLYATGRKPNVEPLQLENTDIELTERGAIKVDKHCQTNVPGVFAVGDVNGGLQFTYISLDDFRVVYSYLAGDGSYTLEDRLNVPNTMFITPALSQVGLTESQAADLKLPYAVKEIPVATMPRGHVNGDLRGAFKAVVNTETKEILGATIFSEGSQEIINIITVAMDNKIPYTYFTKQIFTHPTLAENLNDLFAI, encoded by the coding sequence ATGTTAACATACGATTTAATTATCATTGGATTTGGTAAAGCCGGTAAGACTTTGGCTGCTAAGATGAATGCGGCTGGAAAAAAAGTTGCTGTCATCGAGCGCAGTAAAGCGATGTATGGTGGTACTTGCATTAATATTGCTTGTATCCCAACCAAGACTATGATTGTAGCGGCTGAAAAGGGCTGGTCATTTGACGATACCATGAAAGAGCGTGGTGCGGTGACTGGTCGTCTTAACGCTAAAAATTATAAAATGTTGGCCGATAATGGCGTTGATGTCATTGATGCAGAGGCACATTTCGTGTCAAATAAGGTGATCGAGATCCAGGCTGGTGACGAAAAACAAGAAATGACTGCTGAAACAATCGTCATCAACACTGGCGCTGTTTCAAACGTCTTGCCAATTCCTGGACTTGCTACAAGTAAAAATGTCTTTGACTCAACAGGTATCCAAAACTTGGACAAATTGCCTGAAAAACTTGGAGTCCTTGGTGGTGGAAACATCGGTCTTGAATTTGCTGGACTCTACAACAAACTTGGTAGCAAAGTCACAGTCCTAGATGCCTTGGATACATTCCTTCCTCGTGCAGAACCTTCCATCGCAGCTCTTGCTAAACAATACATGGAAGAAGACGGTATTGAATTGCTTCAAAACATCCATACTACTGAAATCAAAAACGACGGTGATCAAGTCCTCGTCGTAACTGAAAAGGAAACTTACCGTTTCGATGCCCTTCTCTACGCAACTGGACGTAAACCGAATGTAGAACCACTTCAACTTGAAAATACAGATATTGAACTAACGGAGCGTGGTGCTATCAAGGTCGACAAACACTGCCAAACAAACGTTCCTGGTGTCTTTGCAGTTGGAGACGTCAATGGTGGACTTCAATTCACCTACATTTCACTTGATGACTTCCGTGTTGTCTACAGCTACCTTGCTGGAGATGGCAGCTACACACTTGAAGACCGTCTCAATGTACCAAACACCATGTTCATCACACCAGCTCTTTCTCAAGTTGGCTTGACGGAAAGCCAAGCAGCTGATTTGAAACTCCCTTACGCTGTTAAGGAAATCCCTGTTGCTACTATGCCTCGTGGTCACGTAAATGGAGACCTTCGCGGAGCCTTCAAAGCTGTTGTCAATACTGAAACAAAAGAGATTCTCGGTGCAACTATCTTCTCAGAAGGTTCTCAAGAAATCATCAACATCATCACTGTTGCTATGGACAACAAGATCCCTTACACTTACTTCACAAAACAAATCTTCACTCACCCAACCTTGGCTGAGAACTTGAATGACTTGTTTGCGATTTAA